In Fervidobacterium nodosum Rt17-B1, one genomic interval encodes:
- the rnr gene encoding ribonuclease R, with translation MPKKTELKKLFSQKEYTPMTFKEICRYFGIIEDNQKELLKEQLNELINIGYIFKDDNGRYQLSKGNLFVGTIEFTRSGNLTFVTTEDGQEIAVPIEKTNLAMHKDKVQVQIIGKWYELPEGRVVKILERGIKKFVGVFETRGQFAYIIPDDPKLPFEFKVPIEDINGAKPGMKVVAEITKYPSIKRGPEAKVVEVLGKVEDPATDFPTVVVKHDLPVQFPDDVMEEVSKLPDKVSEKDLEGRWDFRNEVIVTIDGLDAKDFDDAVHVKKLPNGNYLLGVHIADVSHYVKPNTALDREAFNRATSIYLADRVIPMLPFKLSNGLCSLVQGEDRLVMSLLMEIDKKGEVVDYKVGNGVIRSYRRLVYDDVNAFLEGRPEGDKLKDLAEHIYLMKELKDILRENRRRRGAILDIEGDEVKIILDEKGHAIDIVPRKRGESEVIIEEFMIKANETVAEIFHNADIPFIYRIHEQPDFDTLFQLKNYLSAIGINMKLPQQIHPKILQELLEKTKDHPLRSSIQRLLVRSMKRAIYSPSNIGHFGLASEAYTHFTSPIRRYPDLIVHRLLKKYLETGGSISKKEMKNIEKYLEKASIHCSKRERVADEAEWDYEALKKIDYISKHIGEVYKVVVTSVAKFGLFVEIPDKYISGLIHISTLDDYYFYDEQKSILTGKHSGKIYRIGDVLYAKVVKADKVRMEIDFVEASSEDSALMEETEQIVKEYGVSIKAKSKEKSSKKALNKSKSYEQTVQKRKKSSKESKTGMKDKKQK, from the coding sequence ATGCCAAAGAAAACGGAATTGAAAAAATTATTTAGTCAAAAAGAATACACACCAATGACATTCAAGGAGATTTGCAGATACTTTGGGATAATAGAGGATAATCAGAAAGAACTTTTGAAAGAGCAACTCAACGAATTAATAAATATTGGATATATATTCAAAGATGATAATGGTAGGTATCAACTCTCTAAGGGTAATTTATTTGTTGGGACAATAGAATTTACCAGAAGTGGTAATTTAACTTTTGTTACAACAGAAGATGGTCAAGAGATAGCGGTACCAATCGAGAAAACAAATCTTGCGATGCATAAGGATAAAGTCCAAGTTCAGATTATAGGTAAATGGTACGAATTACCAGAGGGTAGAGTTGTCAAAATACTGGAAAGAGGAATAAAAAAATTCGTTGGTGTTTTTGAAACGCGAGGGCAGTTTGCATATATCATACCTGATGATCCAAAATTACCTTTCGAATTTAAAGTTCCGATAGAAGATATAAATGGTGCTAAACCTGGGATGAAAGTAGTGGCTGAAATTACCAAGTATCCAAGTATAAAAAGAGGGCCGGAGGCAAAAGTTGTTGAAGTACTTGGAAAAGTAGAAGACCCTGCTACAGATTTTCCAACAGTTGTTGTGAAACATGACTTACCAGTTCAATTCCCAGATGATGTGATGGAAGAAGTCTCGAAACTACCAGATAAAGTTTCTGAAAAGGATTTGGAAGGAAGATGGGATTTCAGGAACGAAGTCATCGTAACAATTGATGGTTTGGATGCGAAGGATTTTGATGATGCAGTACATGTTAAGAAGTTACCAAATGGTAATTATCTGCTTGGCGTTCATATCGCTGATGTTTCGCATTACGTGAAACCAAATACGGCTCTCGATAGAGAAGCTTTCAATCGTGCAACGAGCATATACCTTGCAGATAGGGTTATACCGATGCTACCATTTAAACTATCTAATGGCTTGTGTAGTTTGGTACAAGGTGAAGACAGATTGGTAATGTCGCTTTTAATGGAAATTGATAAAAAAGGGGAAGTTGTTGACTATAAAGTTGGGAATGGTGTTATACGAAGCTACAGAAGGCTTGTTTACGATGACGTAAATGCATTTTTAGAAGGACGTCCTGAGGGTGATAAACTTAAAGACCTTGCTGAGCACATTTACCTTATGAAGGAGCTAAAAGATATTCTCAGAGAAAATAGAAGACGTAGGGGAGCTATATTGGATATAGAAGGTGATGAAGTAAAGATTATTTTAGATGAAAAAGGCCATGCAATTGATATAGTACCCCGAAAGCGTGGAGAATCAGAGGTAATAATAGAAGAATTTATGATAAAAGCTAACGAAACTGTCGCCGAAATATTCCATAATGCCGATATACCTTTTATTTATAGAATTCACGAACAACCTGACTTTGATACATTATTCCAGTTGAAAAATTACCTAAGTGCGATAGGTATCAATATGAAACTTCCCCAACAGATTCATCCTAAGATACTCCAAGAGCTTTTGGAGAAAACAAAAGATCATCCTCTTAGAAGTAGTATTCAAAGGCTTTTGGTTAGATCTATGAAACGTGCCATTTACTCGCCAAGCAATATAGGTCATTTTGGTTTAGCGTCGGAAGCTTACACGCACTTTACATCTCCGATAAGAAGGTATCCTGATCTTATCGTTCATAGATTGTTGAAAAAATACCTCGAAACTGGAGGAAGTATTTCTAAAAAAGAGATGAAAAATATTGAAAAATATCTTGAAAAAGCTTCAATACATTGTAGTAAACGTGAACGCGTGGCAGACGAAGCCGAATGGGATTATGAAGCATTAAAGAAGATAGATTACATATCAAAACATATCGGTGAAGTGTACAAAGTTGTTGTAACATCTGTTGCCAAATTTGGTTTATTCGTGGAGATACCTGATAAATATATCTCAGGACTTATACACATTTCCACTTTGGATGATTATTACTTTTATGATGAGCAAAAGAGTATTTTAACGGGGAAACACTCTGGAAAAATCTATAGAATAGGTGACGTGTTGTACGCAAAAGTTGTTAAGGCTGATAAGGTAAGGATGGAAATAGATTTTGTTGAAGCTTCTTCAGAAGATTCAGCACTAATGGAAGAAACTGAACAGATAGTAAAAGAATACGGTGTATCTATAAAGGCTAAATCAAAAGAGAAATCATCGAAAAAGGCTTTAAATAAGTCAAAGAGCTATGAGCAAACTGTACAAAAAAGAAAGAAATCAAGCAAAGAATCTAAAACGGGAATGAAAGATAAAAAACAGAAATAA
- the ligA gene encoding NAD-dependent DNA ligase LigA: protein MVSEKIKQEVEKLRKEIEYHNYRYYVLAQPVISDEEYDKLMKRLMELEEKYPELKTPDSPTQRVGGQLIEGFETVEHSEPMLSLDNTYNENEIRNFHERIRKVVRDVQYVAELKIDGVSIALRYENGLLVRAITRGDGLRGDDVTANVKTVKSIPLRLPEPLTIEVRGEIFMPVQYFEEFNRQREEEGLLPFANPRNATAGTLHLLDPSQVAQRKLDSFMYYIVKPQQYDLKTQWDALKFLEKLHFKVNPHSKLLSSIEEVIDYWKEWTEKRKKLEYWIDGVVVKVNDFEQQNELGWTAKSPRWAIAFKFPAQQVRTKVLNITFQVGRTGTITPVAEFEPVELEGSIVKRASLHNFDYIKENDIRVGDYVFIEKAGGIIPQISYVLKELRDGDEIETVPPEKCPECGGPVGKESGEYVAYKCLNPHCPAKLKRHIEVFVSRQAMDIQGLGPKIISKIVDAGLVKDIADLYYLNIFDLAQISGLGPKMISNILSEIEKSKQNPIEKLLVGLGIPGVGEKIAKVLAKKYKSMEELSKADIKELSEIEGIGEDIAKNIVEYFNSPKTKEILEKLRKAGVNLESAETTTSNILDGLTFCVTGTLENFSREEIKRFIESLGGHFTDNLTKKTDYLLVGTNPGSKLEKAKKFGVKVLNEQEFLEMLEKKGVELKESWKKPKPKDTLF, encoded by the coding sequence ATGGTTTCTGAAAAAATAAAACAGGAGGTAGAAAAGCTAAGAAAAGAAATTGAGTACCATAATTACAGATACTATGTTCTTGCTCAGCCAGTCATAAGTGATGAAGAATACGATAAATTGATGAAACGATTAATGGAGTTAGAGGAAAAATATCCTGAGTTAAAAACTCCCGATTCACCAACACAAAGAGTTGGTGGACAGCTGATTGAGGGATTTGAGACAGTTGAACACAGCGAACCAATGCTCAGCCTTGATAATACATACAACGAAAATGAAATAAGGAATTTTCACGAAAGAATTAGAAAAGTTGTTAGAGATGTTCAATACGTTGCAGAACTTAAAATTGACGGAGTATCTATTGCTTTGAGATATGAGAATGGTCTTTTAGTAAGGGCTATCACAAGAGGCGATGGGTTAAGAGGCGATGATGTTACTGCAAATGTCAAAACAGTTAAATCAATTCCGCTTAGACTTCCCGAACCTCTAACGATAGAAGTACGTGGTGAAATATTCATGCCAGTTCAATATTTTGAAGAATTTAATCGACAACGTGAAGAAGAGGGTTTACTGCCATTTGCTAATCCAAGGAACGCAACGGCGGGAACGCTTCACCTACTTGATCCATCACAAGTTGCTCAAAGAAAATTGGATTCCTTCATGTACTATATTGTAAAACCACAACAATACGATTTGAAAACTCAATGGGATGCGCTTAAGTTTTTGGAAAAATTACATTTCAAAGTTAATCCACATAGTAAATTATTAAGCTCGATAGAAGAAGTGATAGATTATTGGAAAGAATGGACCGAAAAAAGGAAGAAACTTGAGTATTGGATAGATGGTGTTGTAGTAAAGGTTAACGATTTTGAACAGCAAAACGAACTTGGTTGGACTGCTAAATCACCACGTTGGGCAATTGCCTTTAAATTTCCAGCGCAACAAGTTAGAACGAAGGTCTTAAATATCACATTCCAGGTAGGAAGAACAGGGACTATTACACCTGTTGCGGAGTTTGAACCGGTTGAACTTGAAGGTAGCATAGTTAAGAGGGCTTCTTTGCACAATTTTGACTATATAAAAGAAAATGATATACGTGTAGGAGATTATGTTTTTATAGAAAAAGCTGGAGGTATAATTCCACAGATTTCGTATGTCTTAAAAGAATTACGTGACGGTGATGAAATAGAAACTGTTCCACCAGAAAAATGTCCCGAATGTGGAGGACCTGTTGGTAAAGAGTCGGGAGAATACGTAGCTTACAAATGTCTGAATCCACATTGCCCAGCAAAATTGAAAAGACATATTGAAGTATTTGTATCACGTCAAGCGATGGATATACAAGGTCTTGGGCCAAAGATTATTTCTAAGATTGTTGATGCTGGATTAGTTAAGGATATAGCAGATTTATATTATTTAAATATCTTTGATTTAGCGCAAATAAGCGGACTTGGTCCAAAAATGATATCAAATATACTAAGTGAGATAGAAAAATCAAAACAAAATCCAATTGAAAAATTGCTAGTTGGACTTGGAATACCAGGTGTTGGTGAAAAGATTGCAAAAGTGCTTGCCAAAAAGTATAAAAGCATGGAAGAACTTTCAAAAGCAGATATAAAAGAATTGAGTGAAATTGAAGGAATTGGAGAAGATATCGCTAAGAATATAGTCGAATATTTCAATTCGCCAAAGACAAAGGAAATATTGGAAAAATTACGAAAAGCTGGAGTAAATCTCGAAAGTGCTGAAACTACAACTTCAAATATTCTAGATGGACTTACATTTTGTGTAACTGGAACCTTGGAGAATTTTTCAAGGGAAGAGATAAAACGCTTTATAGAATCACTTGGTGGACATTTTACGGATAACCTTACTAAGAAAACAGATTATCTTCTAGTAGGCACAAACCCGGGAAGCAAATTAGAAAAAGCGAAAAAGTTTGGTGTTAAAGTTTTGAATGAACAAGAATTTTTAGAAATGCTTGAAAAGAAAGGAGTTGAACTCAAAGAATCGTGGAAAAAGCCGAAACCAAAAGATACGCTGTTTTAG
- a CDS encoding IspD/TarI family cytidylyltransferase — translation MEKAETKRYAVLAFGGQGNRFGWVKPKQFYPIKNDKTILEYIVEKFISFDLFDKIILLSPENYIDETKRIISGISDFSRNSITILPGGDTRQHSIWNAISFLKDFAYDEDIVLIHDGARPLITEDIILRNLEECRKFGAVVTAISATDTVSYSGNGELIDEIIPRSKIHLHQTPQTFKFEIIRKSMEEHLNMLHLFSDDASIVLASGYSVKYVNGSRANIKITTMEDIEIAKKLIEKSEETKY, via the coding sequence GTGGAAAAAGCCGAAACCAAAAGATACGCTGTTTTAGCATTTGGTGGTCAAGGTAACAGATTTGGATGGGTAAAACCAAAACAATTTTATCCTATAAAAAACGATAAAACTATATTAGAATACATTGTTGAAAAATTTATTTCTTTTGACTTGTTTGATAAAATAATTTTGCTGTCTCCAGAAAATTACATCGATGAAACAAAGAGGATAATCAGTGGAATATCCGACTTTTCGAGAAATAGCATAACAATTCTACCTGGTGGTGACACACGTCAGCATTCGATATGGAATGCGATCTCTTTCCTAAAAGACTTTGCGTATGATGAAGATATAGTTTTAATCCACGATGGGGCAAGACCTTTAATTACAGAAGATATAATCTTAAGAAATTTGGAAGAATGCAGAAAATTTGGAGCTGTTGTAACAGCAATATCTGCAACAGACACTGTAAGTTATTCTGGAAATGGTGAATTGATAGATGAAATAATTCCAAGAAGTAAGATACACCTTCACCAAACTCCTCAAACTTTTAAATTTGAAATAATTAGAAAATCAATGGAAGAACATTTAAATATGCTTCATTTATTTTCAGATGACGCTTCCATAGTTTTGGCTTCTGGCTACAGTGTAAAGTATGTAAATGGTAGTAGGGCGAATATAAAAATAACAACGATGGAAGATATTGAAATAGCAAAAAAATTAATAGAAAAATCGGAAGAAACAAAGTACTAG
- a CDS encoding lysylphosphatidylglycerol synthase transmembrane domain-containing protein, with the protein MNLRKIIINIIIAVVVSLSVINIVGIFFAKENPYKALISYPFKYVPVFLVILALDYLAHAIRTMIVVKSMGYKITFFQALENVFFNIYFSFVTPMSIGGQPFQIYHLTRLGLSTYDATNITISRMFVGIMIVFTVDIIFINKVIGILRGTVGLGVVLLGFFVTTAISILGFIAFTNKKFLFSIFRLIRKITRSEKLKNKEEAALKWIENMSDSTKTLFLKNYWALILDWLLGVIASVASPLLLKLSIEAVTTIRVPLSVIWGTLTMLNTVVYYVPTPGSSGSIEGFYQLVLSHMYDSKSSMVGILMFRIITYYLIVFLGTVLIWRVARHKDEMMNDSSTNLTDDSINTTGNQGGKKDE; encoded by the coding sequence TTGAATTTAAGGAAAATAATAATTAACATAATAATAGCTGTTGTCGTAAGTTTATCCGTTATAAATATTGTTGGTATTTTCTTTGCCAAGGAAAATCCTTACAAGGCTTTGATTTCTTATCCTTTTAAATATGTCCCTGTATTTTTAGTTATTTTAGCGCTTGATTATTTAGCACATGCCATTAGGACGATGATAGTTGTAAAAAGTATGGGATACAAAATAACATTCTTTCAAGCACTTGAAAATGTGTTTTTCAATATCTATTTTTCTTTTGTGACACCAATGTCTATCGGGGGACAGCCTTTTCAGATATACCATCTTACAAGGCTTGGGCTTTCAACTTACGATGCAACTAACATAACTATTTCCAGGATGTTTGTTGGAATAATGATTGTTTTCACAGTAGACATAATTTTTATCAACAAAGTTATAGGAATCTTGAGGGGTACGGTGGGTTTAGGAGTAGTACTACTTGGATTTTTCGTTACTACGGCGATTAGCATTTTAGGTTTTATAGCTTTTACAAATAAAAAGTTTCTCTTTTCAATTTTCAGATTGATTAGGAAAATCACAAGGTCAGAGAAACTAAAAAACAAAGAAGAAGCAGCACTCAAGTGGATAGAAAATATGAGTGATTCAACTAAAACATTATTCTTGAAAAATTATTGGGCTCTTATATTAGACTGGTTGTTGGGAGTCATAGCTTCGGTAGCTTCACCACTACTTTTAAAACTCTCAATAGAAGCTGTAACAACTATCCGTGTACCACTTTCAGTAATTTGGGGAACTCTTACGATGTTAAACACCGTTGTTTATTACGTTCCAACACCGGGTTCGAGTGGTAGTATAGAGGGGTTTTATCAATTAGTTTTATCACACATGTACGATAGCAAATCTTCGATGGTAGGAATTCTAATGTTTAGAATTATAACCTACTATTTAATTGTTTTCCTTGGTACTGTTCTCATTTGGAGAGTAGCTAGACACAAGGATGAAATGATGAATGATAGTTCAACAAATTTAACAGATGACTCAATTAATACAACGGGTAATCAAGGGGGAAAAAAAGATGAGTAA
- a CDS encoding metallophosphoesterase, which translates to MSKESLWLIISDSHDNIPNVNKIVEIAKKRGISKIFHLGDIVSPFLAPYFLHDGIEFLGIFGNNDGEKLFLMQKFQSKLHNGPYEKEIDGFRVFLMHEPYALIPAIKSQLYDFVFYGHTHQIDIRQEGKTLIINPGESCGYLTGKATAVILDPSNKEYEIIEIQ; encoded by the coding sequence ATGAGTAAAGAAAGTCTTTGGTTGATAATAAGTGATTCGCATGACAACATACCAAATGTAAATAAAATTGTGGAAATAGCCAAAAAAAGAGGCATAAGCAAAATTTTTCATCTTGGAGATATCGTTTCACCTTTTCTTGCACCATATTTTTTGCACGATGGAATAGAATTCTTAGGCATATTTGGAAATAACGATGGTGAAAAGTTATTTCTAATGCAAAAGTTCCAATCTAAACTCCACAACGGACCTTATGAAAAAGAAATTGACGGTTTTAGAGTATTCTTAATGCATGAACCATATGCGCTTATACCTGCTATAAAATCTCAACTTTACGATTTCGTCTTTTATGGACATACTCATCAAATTGATATACGTCAAGAAGGAAAAACGCTTATCATAAATCCTGGAGAATCATGTGGCTATCTAACGGGAAAAGCAACAGCTGTTATTTTGGATCCTTCGAATAAAGAATATGAAATCATTGAAATACAATAG
- a CDS encoding ComF family protein → MKSLKYNRLIKIFNSLNETISEITGLITNTQCVVCGDESNGHRLCERCLELTHAPPSTVTLIHRGLEIYYFGIYKELLRDFILSYKYQNHDSLHKEFAQMIARTIKFNHLDFDYITYVPATKSAKKKRGYDHMNLIAKRISKMLDIPFVQTMKAVRETDQLIAKNREEAVKGKFILLDNLPNFSTKSILIIDDVYTSGSTMREAIKTLEYLKPKEVIPIVIAMNRG, encoded by the coding sequence ATGAAATCATTGAAATACAATAGGTTAATTAAAATATTCAATAGCTTAAATGAAACAATTTCTGAAATCACAGGACTTATAACAAATACACAGTGTGTAGTCTGTGGAGATGAAAGTAACGGTCACAGGCTATGTGAACGCTGTCTTGAATTGACACATGCTCCACCTTCTACTGTTACTTTAATACATAGAGGTCTTGAAATATACTATTTCGGGATTTATAAAGAACTCTTGAGAGATTTTATTCTATCTTACAAATATCAAAACCATGATTCACTTCATAAAGAATTTGCTCAGATGATTGCGAGGACTATAAAGTTTAATCATTTAGATTTTGATTACATAACGTACGTTCCGGCAACTAAGAGTGCCAAAAAGAAACGCGGGTACGATCATATGAATCTCATTGCTAAAAGAATTTCAAAGATGCTAGACATACCATTTGTACAGACTATGAAAGCAGTTAGAGAAACGGACCAGCTTATTGCCAAAAACAGAGAGGAAGCAGTTAAAGGGAAATTTATTCTCTTAGATAATTTGCCGAATTTTTCAACAAAATCTATTTTGATTATTGATGATGTGTATACTTCTGGAAGTACAATGAGGGAAGCTATAAAGACTCTTGAATATTTAAAACCAAAAGAAGTGATACCAATAGTCATTGCTATGAACAGAGGTTAA
- a CDS encoding ABC transporter substrate-binding protein, with protein MRKVLLVVLLITSVLFFGATKVVFWHAMGGGQGETLNQIVKAFNESHPDIVVEAVYIGNYNALQQKLLAGAQAGQLPTISQAYANWTAKLLQSNIVEPLNKYMNDPKIGMTKAEWEDVFKAFRDNCTWGNTVYAVPFNKSLYILYYNATALSAAGISAPKSINELLYASKALTKDKNKDGKPDVYGFAFRTTVDTFQIFLMMRGGDIVKKDPKTGRYVSAIDSPETREVLSFFKKLLDDKVAFAQGGYLNDIFGQGTVLMYIDTIAGRTYVESSAKGKFQWSWAPVPVWKTRNVPFAGTDIIMFSTAKEEEKRAAWEFMKYLISPEVTAYWAINTGYLPVRRAALQTTIWKQAAKSDPLLEIPLQQIDNAKMDPQLSVWTEIRNVVSTMFNDFINGKVDMETAIKKADADIKKYLAEEYK; from the coding sequence ATGAGAAAAGTTCTTTTGGTTGTTTTGTTAATCACATCTGTACTGTTTTTTGGTGCGACAAAGGTAGTTTTTTGGCATGCTATGGGCGGTGGACAGGGCGAAACTTTGAACCAGATTGTTAAAGCTTTTAACGAATCTCATCCAGATATCGTAGTTGAAGCAGTTTATATAGGTAACTACAACGCATTACAACAAAAATTACTTGCAGGTGCACAAGCAGGTCAACTTCCAACAATCTCACAAGCTTACGCGAACTGGACAGCCAAATTATTACAAAGTAACATAGTTGAGCCACTTAACAAGTATATGAACGATCCAAAGATTGGTATGACAAAAGCGGAATGGGAAGATGTTTTTAAAGCATTTAGAGATAACTGTACATGGGGTAACACAGTTTACGCAGTTCCTTTCAACAAAAGTTTGTACATACTTTACTATAACGCAACAGCACTATCGGCAGCAGGTATTAGTGCACCAAAATCTATAAACGAACTTCTTTACGCTTCAAAAGCCCTAACAAAGGATAAAAATAAAGATGGTAAACCAGATGTTTACGGTTTTGCGTTCAGAACAACTGTTGATACATTCCAAATATTCCTTATGATGCGTGGCGGAGATATAGTCAAAAAAGATCCAAAAACAGGAAGATATGTTTCTGCGATAGATTCTCCCGAAACAAGAGAAGTTCTCTCATTCTTCAAGAAACTTCTCGACGACAAGGTAGCATTCGCACAAGGTGGATATCTTAATGACATATTTGGTCAAGGTACCGTATTAATGTACATTGATACAATAGCTGGAAGAACATACGTCGAAAGTTCAGCTAAAGGTAAATTCCAATGGTCATGGGCACCAGTTCCTGTTTGGAAGACAAGAAATGTTCCATTTGCAGGAACAGATATAATTATGTTCAGTACAGCTAAGGAAGAAGAAAAAAGAGCAGCTTGGGAATTTATGAAATACTTAATTTCACCAGAAGTCACGGCATACTGGGCGATAAACACAGGCTACTTGCCAGTTAGAAGAGCCGCTCTTCAAACAACGATATGGAAACAAGCAGCAAAGTCTGATCCATTGTTGGAAATTCCTCTACAACAGATTGACAATGCAAAAATGGATCCACAACTTAGCGTCTGGACGGAAATTAGAAACGTTGTTAGCACAATGTTCAACGATTTCATCAACGGAAAAGTTGACATGGAAACAGCAATTAAGAAAGCGGATGCGGATATAAAGAAATATTTGGCTGAAGAATATAAATAA
- a CDS encoding ABC transporter ATP-binding protein, translating into MVENARGTYLLEIIGLTKYYGKKLAISDVNLYVDSGEIVGFVGPNGAGKTTTMRTVMGYLKPSNGKIFLFGEEVTRNNLHRLIKDVGYVPGEVNYYPDVTVKKILDFYASFYPDFDKDYCEKLCSNFDIPLNKKFEELSLGNKKKVSIIQSLAHKPKLLILDEPTNALDPFIQKKLYNVLEELKKQGVGILLSSHVLNEVERLCDRVIFIKGGKVIVPKVFRKSLKKVTLINGIFDESVFKNYNEIVDLKRNNSDITIFFDGDVKRLIDLLNKVECSDVLIEDLSLEDVFEKLYQS; encoded by the coding sequence TTGGTAGAAAATGCCAGAGGCACATATTTGCTTGAAATTATCGGATTAACAAAGTACTACGGAAAAAAGTTGGCAATTTCAGATGTTAATCTCTATGTTGATTCTGGGGAAATAGTTGGATTTGTTGGACCAAATGGTGCGGGAAAGACTACAACGATGAGAACGGTGATGGGATATTTAAAACCTTCGAATGGAAAAATTTTCCTTTTTGGTGAGGAAGTTACAAGAAACAATTTACATAGACTAATTAAAGATGTAGGTTACGTTCCAGGAGAAGTAAATTATTATCCAGACGTTACTGTAAAGAAAATTCTCGATTTTTATGCAAGTTTTTATCCTGATTTTGATAAAGATTACTGTGAAAAGTTGTGCAGCAATTTTGACATACCCTTAAACAAAAAATTTGAGGAATTGTCTTTAGGAAATAAGAAGAAAGTCTCGATAATTCAGTCACTTGCGCATAAACCCAAGCTTTTGATATTAGACGAACCTACTAACGCACTTGATCCATTTATTCAAAAAAAACTTTACAACGTACTTGAGGAACTCAAAAAACAGGGAGTTGGTATTTTACTTTCCTCACATGTGTTAAACGAGGTTGAGAGACTATGTGATAGGGTAATTTTTATAAAGGGAGGAAAGGTGATAGTTCCTAAGGTATTTAGAAAGTCCTTGAAGAAGGTAACCCTTATAAATGGAATATTTGACGAATCTGTTTTTAAAAATTACAACGAAATTGTTGATTTGAAAAGAAATAATTCTGATATAACCATATTTTTCGATGGAGACGTAAAACGTTTAATTGATTTATTAAACAAAGTTGAATGTTCAGACGTTCTTATTGAGGATTTATCGTTAGAAGACGTGTTTGAGAAGCTTTATCAATCCTAA
- a CDS encoding ABC transporter permease subunit encodes MQVFKWEMKRNFKSFVIWSAFIIAIQFMYSALFPSFAGEGGLFSSKMQLLPKAFLKIFGVEKIDFSDILHFFAMQGQIWIFLFATFYLTKLSSSMFVKEEHDKTAEFVLSRPISRKKYVLEKFLSVNLYLIFYDFVITFSLLGMFNKYKVKPFDLSLFWQIAFSFWAVHIFMTAVGIAFSLITRKRNIADTGSLFVLGFFYVLSLISRVYEKYEYIKNFTPFGIFDPAMLIKGKNFNVTAFVVIILIYITTLFFGVYYYERKDIYS; translated from the coding sequence GTGCAGGTATTTAAATGGGAAATGAAGAGGAATTTTAAATCTTTTGTAATTTGGTCCGCGTTTATAATAGCCATACAATTTATGTACTCAGCTTTATTTCCATCTTTTGCTGGTGAAGGTGGTTTGTTTTCATCAAAGATGCAACTTTTACCAAAAGCCTTTTTAAAAATATTTGGTGTTGAAAAGATAGATTTCAGCGATATACTTCACTTCTTTGCGATGCAAGGCCAAATATGGATATTTCTCTTTGCAACTTTTTATTTGACAAAGCTTTCCTCTTCTATGTTTGTAAAAGAGGAGCACGATAAAACCGCAGAATTTGTCTTATCAAGACCTATAAGTAGAAAAAAATACGTTTTGGAAAAATTTTTATCAGTTAATCTATATTTAATTTTCTATGACTTTGTAATTACATTTTCTCTCCTTGGAATGTTTAACAAATACAAAGTGAAACCTTTTGATTTGTCGCTTTTTTGGCAAATTGCATTCTCCTTTTGGGCAGTGCATATATTTATGACGGCTGTAGGAATTGCCTTTTCGCTTATAACTCGAAAAAGAAATATCGCCGATACAGGTTCTTTGTTTGTTCTTGGATTTTTCTATGTACTTTCACTTATTTCACGTGTGTATGAAAAGTACGAATATATAAAAAATTTCACGCCATTTGGAATATTTGACCCAGCGATGCTTATAAAAGGTAAAAATTTTAATGTAACTGCATTTGTTGTAATTATACTAATTTACATCACTACTTTATTTTTTGGAGTTTATTACTACGAAAGGAAAGATATATACTCATGA